The Anoxybacillus amylolyticus DNA segment ATTTTCACACCTTTTTTTCGCATGAATCCTACTAACTCCACTGCTTTCGGAAGCGTCATGCGCTGCTTAAGCGCCCGCGATGACGCGCGCTGAATGACAGGACCGTCTGCAAGCGGATCGGAATACGGAACGCCAAGTTCTAATATATCCGCTCCCGCCTCTTGCAGCGCAAGCGCCAACTCTATGGTAACATCGGGATGCGGGTCGCCAGCGACAAGAAACGGAATAAACATCGTTTTAGTGACCGACAAGTGCACGATCGCTCTCCCCTTTCAAATAATTCATCATCGCTTGTACATCTTTATCGCCACGGCCAGATAAACAAACAAGCACTGTTTCGTCTTTCGACCGTTGTTTTGCAATTTCAAACGCTTTCGACAATGCGTGGGCGGACTCGATCGCCGGAATAATTCCTTCCGTTTTTGCTGTCCATTGAAACGCCTTCAGCGCTTCTTCGTCTGTCACGCTTTCATAGCGGACGCGGCCGATGCTCGCTAAATACGCATGTTCCGGACCAACTCCGGGGTAGTCGAGCCCAGCGGAAATCGAATAAGGTTCGATAATTTGCCCGTATTCATCTTGCAATAAATACGTCATCGAGCCGTGAATGACCCCTTTTGTTCCTTTCGTAATCGTCGCCGCGTGATGTGGAGTATCGACCCCTTTTCCCGCCGCTTCCACTCCGACCAATTCGACACCGTCTTCTAAAAACGGATAAAACATGCCGATCGCGTTGCTTCCTCCCCCAACGCACGCGACGACCACGTCCGGCAATTTCCCTTCTCGCTCTAGCAACTGTTCCTTTGCCTCATCGCCAATAATGCGCTGAAATTCTCGTACCATTTTCGGGTATGGATGCGGACCGACGACAGAGCCAATCATATAAAAATGGTCGTCACAATGTTGCACCCAATAGCGAATCGCTTCGTTTGTCGCATCTTTTAACGTTCGATTGCCACTAAAAACAGGCACGACTTGTGCGCCTAATAACTTCATCCGAAATACGTTCAACGCTTGCCGCTTGATATCTTCTTCGCCCATAAATACAATACATTCCATCCCAAAGCGAGCGGCAACGGTCGCCGCGGCAACCCCGTGCTGCCCTGCTCCTGTTTCCGCAATCAGCTTTTTCTTCCCCATTCGCTTCGCCAATAGCGCCTGCCCGATTGCGTTATTAATTTTATGGGCGCCGGTATGGTTTAAATCTTCCCGCTTGAAATAAAGGCGGGCGCCGTTTAATTGTTTCGTCATATTTTCCGCAAACGTTAGCGCCGTCGGGCGACCAGAATATTCTCGTAAACTATGCATGTATTCCTTGCGAAACGATGCATCTGCGAGCGCTTGTTCAAGCGCCCGTTCGATTTCTTCAAGCGGAAGCATTAACGTTTCCGGAACAAATTTGCCCCCAAACTCGCCGAACCGGCCGTTTTCATTTGGTACATTGTACATCACGCTTCACCTTCTTTTCCATTTCGTTCATTTTCATCACGCTTTTTTCGCCATGTTCTTCAATGCCGCTGCTAATATCAATTCCGTGTGGCTGATAGACAAGTAGTTGCTCGACGTTTTCCGGTGTAATTCCTCCGGCAATAAAACATAGAACCCCTTGCCTTGATGCTTCTTCTAAATAAAATGGAACCGACTCCCAATCAAACGAAACACCCGTTCCACCATAAGCGCCGCGCACCCGGCTGTCAATCACGTATCCGTCGGCGAAACGAGCATATTGCCTCATGCGCTCTAGTGCCCCTTCCTCATGATGAATCGTCTTCCAGACGGAAATTCCCGTCGCCTCTTTCATTTTCGCCACTTGCTCGACTGACTCATCGCCGTGGCATTGAATGACGGAGAGAGGAACGATACGGGCAACGTCGCACATCCGTTCTAGCGGTTCGTTCACAAATACACCGACTAATTTTTTCCCGCCAAGCGGTACGGTTTCAAGCCACGTTTTTACTTGCTGCGCGTCCACTTTCCGCTTGCTTTCAGCGAAAATAAACCCGAGATAATCGGCTTGGCTCTTCGCCCCTTTTTGTAAATCGCTAAGCGAGCGGTGGCCGCAATATTTAAGAAGGACGCTCAATCTTTTCAACCTCCCCGTATAGCGCGCGAACCGCTTGCGCTACATCGTGTTGCCGCATAAGTGATTCACCGACTAATACTGCCTCTGCACCGTAAGCATGCACCGTTTGGATGTCTTGATGTGTATGAATGCCGCTTTCGCTAACGAGTATGCTCGTTTTTGGGACAAATGGCGCTACTTCTTTCGTCGTGTCAAGCGATGTCGTAAACGTCTGCAAATTGCGGTTATTAATGCCGATAATCGCTGGGGTAAAAAGCGCTAAAATGTTTTCTAACGTTTCACGGCTATGCACTTCGACTAAACATTCGAGCCCCTTTTCGTACGCTTCTTCGTATAATTCGTATAACGTTTTTGGCAAAAGCGCCTCACCGATTAATAAAATCGCATCCGCTCCGATTCGGACACTTTCTTCAATTTGCACGCGGTCGATAATAAAATCTTTGCGCAACACCGGCACGCCGACTGCTTGTTTAATTTCCGTTAAATACTGGCAATTCCCTTGAAAATACGTTTCGTCCGTCAACACCGAAATCGCATCTGCCCCTGCCTGTTCATACGCTTTCGCGTGGTCGACCGGATGAAAATCACGACGAATGATACCTTTCGATGGCGATGCTTTTTTCACTTCGGCGATAAGACCAATTGCTCGTCGGCGATTTTTTAGCGCCTCGGCTAGTGAAAATCGCGGGACATCACACGTTGCTGGGAGCGTAAGCGTACGAACTTCGTTTCGCTTCGTCGCAATAATTTGTTCAAGCATACTTTTCCACCCCTTTTGCTTGCAGGAGATCTAATTGGTGAAGCGCCTGTTTTGTGACAATTGCTTCTTTCGCTAGTTGAACTCCTTCTTTGATCGTTTTCGCTTTTTGTGCGACATATAAAGCAACCCCGGCGTTTAGTGCAACGATATTGCTTGCGCTTTCGTTTGCGGTCCCTTCCATCACGGCACGAAGCAATGCGGCGCTTTCCGTGACGCTTTTTACTTGAATGTCTTGTAACGCGCCGCGCGCTAATCCGCACGCTTCCGGCGTTACAACGAAGCGGCGAATATGTCCATCTTTTAATTCGACAACGTCGGTTTCGGCCGTAATGCTACATTCGTCTAACCCATCTCGTCCGGTGACAAAAATGACGTGCGTCGAACCGAGCCGCTTGAGCGCTTCCGCTAACTTTTCGGCATAATGCGTCGAATATACGCCAATTACTTGCCGTTTGCATCGTGTTGGGTTGGCAAGCGGTCCTAGCAAATTAAAGGCGGTGCGAAAGCCGATTTCTTTTCTTGGCACAGCGGCATGCTTCATCGCCGCATGGTAAAGCGGGGCAAAGAAAAAAGCTAAATTTTTTGTTTGCAACGCTGCTTTTGCTTCGTCAGGCGTGGTCTGAATGGGGATACGTAGCGCCTCTAGTACGTCAGCGCTGCCGCTTTTCGATGACACGGCGCGGTTTCCATGCTTGGCGACTTTCACCCCAAGCGAGGAAGCAACGATCGCTGCTGCCGTCGAGATGTTAAACGTCGCTTTTTCGTCCCCACCTGTCCCGCACGTGTCAATGACATCGTCTTCACATGAAACAGTTACCATTTGGTTGCGCATGCCACGTGCTAATCCGGTTAACTCTTCTACTGTTTCACCACGCAGGCGCAAAATGGACAAGAAGCTCGCAATTTGGCTAGCAGTGGCTTCCCCTGACATAATCATAGTCATCGCCTCATACGCTTCTGTTTCTGTTAATGTATGTCCGTCAATGCATTTTGCCAGTAGCTGTTTAAACATATAAATCGCCCCCTTGAAACACCGCTTCCGCTAGTTCAATTGCTTTCATTAGTGCACTTGCTTTGTTACGCGTTTCTTTCCATTCCAGTTCTGGCACGGAATCCGCCACAATGCCAGCGCCGGCCTGCACATACGCCACCTTGTCTTTGACGACCGCCGTTCGAATGGCGATGCATGAATCAATGTTGCCGTCAAAACCGATGTAAGCAACCGTCCCAGCATACACGCCGCGAGCAGTCGGCTCAAGTTCTTGCAAAATTTGCATCGCTCGCACTTTCGGCGCACCGCTTACCGT contains these protein-coding regions:
- the trpB gene encoding tryptophan synthase subunit beta, which codes for MYNVPNENGRFGEFGGKFVPETLMLPLEEIERALEQALADASFRKEYMHSLREYSGRPTALTFAENMTKQLNGARLYFKREDLNHTGAHKINNAIGQALLAKRMGKKKLIAETGAGQHGVAAATVAARFGMECIVFMGEEDIKRQALNVFRMKLLGAQVVPVFSGNRTLKDATNEAIRYWVQHCDDHFYMIGSVVGPHPYPKMVREFQRIIGDEAKEQLLEREGKLPDVVVACVGGGSNAIGMFYPFLEDGVELVGVEAAGKGVDTPHHAATITKGTKGVIHGSMTYLLQDEYGQIIEPYSISAGLDYPGVGPEHAYLASIGRVRYESVTDEEALKAFQWTAKTEGIIPAIESAHALSKAFEIAKQRSKDETVLVCLSGRGDKDVQAMMNYLKGESDRALVGH
- a CDS encoding phosphoribosylanthranilate isomerase is translated as MSVLLKYCGHRSLSDLQKGAKSQADYLGFIFAESKRKVDAQQVKTWLETVPLGGKKLVGVFVNEPLERMCDVARIVPLSVIQCHGDESVEQVAKMKEATGISVWKTIHHEEGALERMRQYARFADGYVIDSRVRGAYGGTGVSFDWESVPFYLEEASRQGVLCFIAGGITPENVEQLLVYQPHGIDISSGIEEHGEKSVMKMNEMEKKVKRDVQCTK
- the trpC gene encoding indole-3-glycerol phosphate synthase TrpC, yielding MLEQIIATKRNEVRTLTLPATCDVPRFSLAEALKNRRRAIGLIAEVKKASPSKGIIRRDFHPVDHAKAYEQAGADAISVLTDETYFQGNCQYLTEIKQAVGVPVLRKDFIIDRVQIEESVRIGADAILLIGEALLPKTLYELYEEAYEKGLECLVEVHSRETLENILALFTPAIIGINNRNLQTFTTSLDTTKEVAPFVPKTSILVSESGIHTHQDIQTVHAYGAEAVLVGESLMRQHDVAQAVRALYGEVEKIERPS
- the trpD gene encoding anthranilate phosphoribosyltransferase — its product is MFKQLLAKCIDGHTLTETEAYEAMTMIMSGEATASQIASFLSILRLRGETVEELTGLARGMRNQMVTVSCEDDVIDTCGTGGDEKATFNISTAAAIVASSLGVKVAKHGNRAVSSKSGSADVLEALRIPIQTTPDEAKAALQTKNLAFFFAPLYHAAMKHAAVPRKEIGFRTAFNLLGPLANPTRCKRQVIGVYSTHYAEKLAEALKRLGSTHVIFVTGRDGLDECSITAETDVVELKDGHIRRFVVTPEACGLARGALQDIQVKSVTESAALLRAVMEGTANESASNIVALNAGVALYVAQKAKTIKEGVQLAKEAIVTKQALHQLDLLQAKGVEKYA